Proteins from a single region of Bdellovibrio bacteriovorus HD100:
- a CDS encoding prolipoprotein diacylglyceryl transferase, which translates to MFPFIPLSPTLNVPTYYLVLSLTVCIGLIWITFRADKFELSRKVTLDLSLIIMVSGFIGGRLFHVFYENFEHYQEDFTRIFYFWNGGFVFYGGAILAGLCSLLYMIFVARVPFEDYLDLFAPVLSFAYMLGRVACLLAGCCYGGACDLPWAVNGLHPTQAYASLWELGVLFILLGSETTAHSLRPKLLKNPGSIFFLWMVLHGIGRLLMEAFRDDFRGPSLGLSISSWISLTVIALGLFLMIRRPTSRS; encoded by the coding sequence TTGTTTCCATTCATCCCCCTGTCGCCCACTCTTAACGTTCCCACTTACTATCTCGTTCTGAGTCTGACGGTTTGTATTGGTCTGATCTGGATCACCTTCAGGGCGGACAAGTTTGAACTGTCCCGCAAAGTCACGCTGGACTTAAGTCTGATCATCATGGTCAGTGGATTTATCGGCGGACGCCTGTTTCATGTCTTCTATGAAAACTTTGAGCACTATCAAGAAGACTTCACCCGCATCTTCTACTTCTGGAATGGCGGCTTTGTCTTTTATGGCGGCGCCATCCTGGCGGGTCTGTGCAGTCTGCTGTACATGATCTTTGTGGCGCGAGTGCCTTTTGAAGACTACCTGGATTTGTTTGCGCCGGTTTTATCCTTTGCTTACATGCTGGGACGAGTGGCCTGCCTGCTGGCGGGCTGCTGCTACGGAGGAGCCTGCGATCTTCCCTGGGCGGTAAATGGCCTGCATCCGACGCAGGCCTATGCCTCGCTTTGGGAACTGGGTGTGCTGTTCATTTTGCTGGGATCCGAAACCACAGCACACTCGCTGCGCCCGAAATTGCTGAAGAATCCAGGCAGCATCTTTTTTCTATGGATGGTCTTGCATGGGATCGGCCGGCTTTTGATGGAAGCCTTCCGCGATGACTTCCGCGGCCCTTCACTGGGTCTGTCGATTTCCAGCTGGATCAGTCTGACGGTGATTGCTTTGGGATTATTCCTGATGATTCGCCGACCAACAAGCCGGAGCTGA
- a CDS encoding DNA gyrase inhibitor YacG, with the protein MTESQSRQVKCPQCGRLALYSSENPFRPFCSERCRLIDLGEWASESYRIPVKDSSSDSLTSMDDDDYPGEDKH; encoded by the coding sequence ATGACCGAATCTCAATCTCGACAGGTCAAATGCCCGCAATGCGGGCGTTTGGCTTTGTACTCAAGTGAAAATCCCTTCCGCCCTTTCTGCTCTGAAAGATGCAGACTTATTGATCTTGGTGAGTGGGCTTCCGAGTCCTACCGAATTCCCGTCAAAGATTCTTCAAGTGATTCTTTAACTTCCATGGATGATGATGATTATCCAGGCGAAGACAAACATTAG
- a CDS encoding HU family DNA-binding protein, with protein sequence MNKAQLIEKIATETKVSKAQAEAILDCAVENIKKSVKKGDDVKLVGFGTFTKAKRKARTGRNPQTGKAIKIPAAWAPKFRAGAEFKAMVK encoded by the coding sequence ATGAACAAAGCTCAACTTATCGAAAAAATCGCTACTGAAACAAAAGTTTCCAAAGCTCAAGCAGAAGCAATCCTTGATTGCGCTGTAGAAAACATCAAAAAATCCGTTAAAAAAGGTGACGATGTTAAATTGGTTGGCTTCGGTACTTTCACTAAAGCTAAACGTAAAGCTCGCACTGGTCGCAACCCACAAACTGGTAAAGCGATCAAAATCCCTGCTGCATGGGCTCCGAAGTTCCGCGCAGGTGCTGAATTCAAAGCTATGGTTAAGTAA